Genomic window (Ostrea edulis chromosome 9, xbOstEdul1.1, whole genome shotgun sequence):
ctcgacgttgtcaagccgtcattgatgcaaggggaagccatacccggtattgacacttcatcgactaagtgtaatgatggactatccccaaaaactgtgcaattctttctctggtttgctgttaactttttgtaatgaaatgccttttggtgttatcagatttcaagcattccatattgataaaagttcatgaatttcattcataacctgagtaaacacgtttctaagtcaaatttatgtcttttgttatgttagtggtaaattacacacatataacctagtgatccttatcaaattttgagtggTATATATAGTGCTGACGTTAAAATACTTAAGTTATCGTGTGCCATAGTTAGTGCCGACGAACAGACAGAGCACCCACTATACATGTAGAATTGTATATGGCAAGGCCCTAAAATTTAAAGACAACACATGCACTACCTAGTCCTTAGTAAAAGTACTGTATTGATATCCTTCATATAGAAATTTTAGCTTGGAAAATTACAAGTTGGAAAAACGACACTTTCGATATAGtaacaatattttaatattgAATAACATCTCTTCAGGTCATCTTATAACCTGACATTATTGTCATAATTGTAAAACAGACGTTGGACAATGTCAGAACACATAAAATTTACATCAACCATTCTTCCATTACAATttgattcttttttttatttcatagaaaACATATACAGGTGTAGGAACTGATAAAGTATACTGAAGATAAGGGAGTATTTGATCACAAGTCTACAAGACTTGATGGTTGTATGAACCGATTGTATCTATTCCATGGAATGGTAGTTTATAAAGCattgtttaaaattcatcaGTCATCTTTACAACTTCTGAACCATTTACTACAATGATGTCTTTGTACTTCTAAGAACAGAAACAGACAATTTTACCAATAAGAATGCCAGCACTTTACATATTGAGCAAATAAATTTAGTTTagcagaaaataataaaatattaaatgttggCAAGATCACCAATGCTGTGACAGTATTCAAGGAATGCTTTTGTAAATTTTCATCACCTCCTTCAATTGCAAGAGACTTCATGGCATTTATTGCACCTCGATTCAGTAAATGTCTGTGCCAGGCGGAGCATGGGGATAGTGACTAGAAATTATTCTACCCACAGATTTACAGGCCTAACACTACAGACAATGCAATACATAATGCACCAATACAGACATAGGAAGGCTTTGGTCATCTAAGACAGACGTTTCAAAACAGCTGTGCATGGTTGTTGCCACTTGAGATCCACAGCACTATTGTGGCAATTGAATGATGCAATCTTGAATATGTAACTCATGTCACAGAATATCACTTGTTTACCATCAATGCCAGTCTCGACTAaaaatttgtacaaaaatattgcTATTCTTTCCTCAGTCCACTGCTCCTACGTCTAGGACTTTGCAAGTGTCATGAGAAAATGTGTACCTTCCATGTGCATCACCATGTCAgcaaaaataatttgttaaattatcCTAATGTTCACTGCGTTAATCTTTACTTTGgaagatatatagattattcGTGGCTGCCACAGCCAAGATGTTTTCTAGGGGGTGCCAGGCTGTGTGGAGAATCTTTTTATTGAAGTCTAGACAGTCTACATTGATCTCTTCCTTCTTTCTCTTTCCACCGGTACACACCTTACGTGGTTTTAGAATTGTTCTTAGTTTCATGTTTTCTCTACAAGCCTCCAATGTTGTGTCCCTTTTGGCTTCACGGTCAAACATTCGAAAGAAATTATTGTATGAGCCCGTCATAATGTGCCTGAAAAACAATGTTCCATATATGAATaatttgtatgttttatattttgtatactggCACTAAATTATCAGTTACTCTGCTAGATACATCTAACACTATCAAGTACCAAAGCTAAACGTTTCAAAATCTTTCACCCTAAAATCAAGAAAACATGCATTGCAACCCTCTATTACAAACTAACTCCACCCTAGGAATTCAAGCACCAAGTCTGGAATTCCTGTGGATAACTCAGATTATCTTTGGTCTCACTTCAGCcaatactgtaaaccaacttttattcgcggctagtttatttcattatcacctggagTAAACTGTTTCGCGGAGAGTAATTTTCGCGACCAGGCTTTTTCTTTGGACCCTTGGTTTGTGACAAGAAATATTGGCAACAATGAGGTTCTTGTGGATCTCGCGAAATTTTCTTGCATGTGAATaaaaagttggtttacaataATCAGAAATCTAAAGGATGAGGTAAAAATGCTCCCCCCTTCCCTTGTATTGAATAAACCTTTGCCAACTAGATATTATTGTAATGGGAAGCATCACAAATGGGCCCCATTTTGGGGCAATATTTGCCAAGTTAAAAGgttcataacttttgaaaaaaGATCAATAACACCAAATTTTATCTGTAACCCATTGATACAAGTTCATGTATAAATTGTGAATTCTAACAACTTCAGGGGATAGCCAAAAAGTccagaaaattgtaaaatatttgaaatttgcaAAGTACAAGGTCCataactcttcaaattaaaagTCAACTAAGTCCAAACTTGAACTTTATCTGTAACCCACTGATGAAAGTTTCTAAACAGCTGCAGGGATTGCCAAAGTCAAGGCAAGGAGGCACATTCAGGCCGATCACTATAGGCTCCCACTATAGGAGGGAGCCCCAATTAACATACCAAGTCAGTCCCAATTTAAAACTATGTTTTATCATAAAAAGGTATTTACCGATCATCTCCACTCCATGAACATTCAAATTTGTCGAAAATGCAGTCATTTTCATACAGAGAACATAATTTACTCCTGAGGTACTCGTGCACTTGATACGTTTCTATTGGTTTGGTCTCCATCAGCAAGTCCCATACTTTGATAGACAAGTAGTCACGTGTCACCATGTAACGTCCATTATGACTAAACTTCACATCAGATATACTAGATATAATCTCAGAAAAAAAACTCCTATTGGTGGGGTCCTCTGGCTCCTCAAACACTAAAATACAAATGCACTCATTGTTTAAACATTTATTATTCCTAGCAATTTGCGAGGATTTTTTGAAAAGTTCTGTTGAGATCGCATGATACATCAAAAGCTAGTAAATCTGTGTAGATTCTGATAAATATGCAATCTTTATTGTTTTCTGATGAATTTTAAGAATtatacataaattaaatttttggtggaacATGTAataacatgtgctggctgtggaaaacatcATATCAGTGAAACTGTTCcagttcataaacaacacatttcacatccgaatatagaaaaattaaagttgatgaacatatagatgtgtgtggccacggacaattcagtgtatttccgtttAATAAActttatacagaaaatactatttcccgacgagaaaaagaaagacttcaaaaccggctctcaatagcttactgtgaaatatgtttactgttattatctatgacataatatgcttaacgtaaaaacctttttcccttcattcgtttatgacgtcgttatgtacgtgaaatgttaggacgcctttatgacgtcaggccatttcaaaactattttaaaatgtaacgcctgaggattataaaatgaaagcgcttgcattaaaattttaactttgtgtactgtttattctatctCTTTTAatatacagtgatcccccgttataacgccaacATTTGTACCTTGGCAATTTTGGTGTTAtaacgggggtggcattatatcgggggagggggtatgtgtacagctgtcataagaaatcaagCAAATTTTATCTACTACATCGTGCTTTGAAAGCTTGGATAATCCCGGCGTTCAGTGGTCGTAAATGGTAGGGGTATTTAATGAtttccagtttttgttttatgcCCAACACGCTTAAGACTTCGGTGTGTCCGACATACTcagatttaaaaaacaatacTGCATATTTGAACTCAGTATCTGCTCCAAACTTTGATACCTTGAGGACTAATGGCAGATAATTGCTTAAGCCTGCTCAGTGAAATTTTCCTACCGATGATTGGCGATAATTAGCGGGGATGATTATAACGGTAATTGACCAAATTGTACTTGTAAATAGGTTGGCGGTATGCAGGGGATGGCATTGTAACGAGATTTTACATAGCGAGGAAAACgggactttgaactttttttgGGGATatgcgggggtggcattataacgggggatcactgtgtgtgtgtgtgtatatatatatcaggaaaAAAAGAGCTTAAGATACCTACATTTAGCATGTTTATCACATAATGCCTGCTCCCTCATATCACAGAGGCGTATAGTGCCTTTACTACTGCTGTAGACAAACAAATTACACTCATGGGGGTGAAATTCAGCAGCAGTTATCACTTCCGTTAGTTCTTCCATATTAGCAGGCTTTATGTCCACAATATCTGACCAAATCAAGGAGTCACAACTAAAAATGACCCATCTATCTCGACAAACAGTCAAATAACAGTCACAAGATAAACGTTTCACGTTTAAATAAAATGTACTGCACTTTGTTTTTAATCAGTAGATGATAAGAACTGTTCTCCATTAAACCTTCAAGATCATCAAAATTcactttaaaaaatgtaaagaatATCTACATAAAATTgtcatgaaaataattatatatcataCAAGGTGGGGCAAAAGGATACTGAAACTTTGGTCAGTGACCTCCAAATGCCAAAGGTTAATGCGGAGGTCATCTGCTGACAAGTATGTTTCCTGGTCACTGTTGACAGAGATTGAGTTGATGTGGTAAGTGTGAGCGTTTGCAAAGATTCGACGTGGACTGGCCTCGACCATCAACTCCATGGGCTTAAAGCTGGGCACCCTGAGGCTGGTCAGATTGGAGGGGTCCTTCATCAGTCCGGATTCATCCTTCAGATTGTAACCCTCAGGCCGTTTGTCTCTCTCTGTCACCTTCCACAGCTTGATGGTCTTATCTaaaaaaatttcatatgagtatttaTCAGTATCCTAGTCACAAAAGAACAATCACATTATAATCAGGGATTGACGTTAATGGTTTTCCAATTGCCCAAGGTAAGTGAAAACCCAGTGcggacaagtgaaactcaatacacactTGCCTGATGGGACAAGTGACTATTTCAGTAGGAAATGTGATTATTCTGATTGTGTTAAgattgataaatatcaaatattagaaaataCAGTCCAGATccgtattgtttgttttctctacataattgaattttaaatttcttttctaTTAGATCGTAACATCTTATCTTATAAGTAAGTCATTCCTAATCACACAACTATCCGACACATAACCTATCTAAGTCATGTTTGCGAGAAAATGGCAGCTTCACAACTATCTCTCAATGTAACATTTATAAAGTagacaattttaaaaagaaaggcaATGTTgagaataaatataaatttcaataaaaaaaattaaattttaggTGACATGATAAACCTAAATTCCAGGTAACAGCAGTATAGTCTGCACCTTGTGTCCAAAATTCAGTGTCATTGCCAGTACTTTGTATTTTCTTACCCataatacaatttacagaattgataccatctatatacatttttattgaGTGATTGACAACAAActaatttgaaacatttcatttaaaatttttaatcatACACGTGTATCAACACATTGCCGCAAACGTACGTCCCTTGTCTGTGACTGTCTTTTTGCAATGAAACGATTTATTTCTCTACTTTGACCTTTGCAATTTTCTTATCGAAAACTTTGTAcagaaagcttttatgttaatgtaaacttctctggcccaatggttcttgagaagatttttaaagactttacccgatatatttgtatgtaccatagaactttgatcccctattgtggccccatcctaccccaggggccatgattttaacaaccttgaatcagcactatgtcataaagcttccatgtaaatttcagctcttctggcccagtggttctgaagaagatttttaaataaatccaccctatttttacattttttgtgattatctcccctttcagGGGAGAATGGTCAttcgtttgaacaaacttgaaagcctttcacccaaggatgctttttgccaaatttggttgacattggctcagtggttctggagaagtcaaaaatgtgaaaagtttacagaaacAGGGGctgacaaataatttttttaaacactTGCAGTCtttgcgaaagttttttggaccacacaggacattcggtcctatgtaatcaatgaacacaccggtcctatgtaatcaatgaacacaccggtccgaaccaaattttgtcagaccgaaaaacctaatgtaaaaaagtgaaacacgtgaaaatgcaaaaccaaggaaatcttatttattatactagtaatactataccagggatcccttcCGCAcaatactttagacggtccatgcggttttaatcacattcatttatgtatttggatttgtgtgatatttttttttttttttttttttttttttattataaataaccAACATTTAGTAAAACTCGAAACCGGACATTCCGGACCAGTGTAAAAAAAATGTCGCATCGGACCCGAGgtactgcacatcggtcaggtccgacgtctttcgcatagactgactTGCCCTCAGGCAAGTGGTTAGATTAAATTTACTTGCCCAACCTTTCAATCTACTTGCCCCACCAGCATTGCTCATTgtggtagaaattttaatttacacccaaattataataaaatttatgcaatatttgtgttctttatttcacttTTCTCTAACTTCATATCCTTAGCCCTGGGAATCGCGTTTCTCTGGCGATAGTAAGTTGAGCACAACGCGTGAACCTCGCTGGTTTGGTGAGACTTCAGGGATTCCACGCGAAAGAGTTTGCAACCCTTAAAAAACCAAATTGTTCTTAGCATTACCAACAGTAGGAAACTCCCTGCAAATAATGCAGTACATTGAGTTATTTTCCACATCATATTTCACCCACGTGTCCTCCCATGATTTGATGTAACACCACTTCCTCTGAGTTTTCTCGCACTTCGCATGCTTTGATACCGAAGGTCCAGGACTTTCATTGTTATTAACGTCAACTAATTGCTGGTCATCATGTGTTTCTGAGCCTTTTCACTTGACTTTAGTTAAAAATTTATCCATGCTTGCACCCGCGCCGCAATGTCAACACATATGTATGTGTTTTTTACGCGCTTGACCTTTATTTCATAAAGTGTTTTCGTGACTAAAAATCGTCAATTGTTAATTCGTACGATAATCTACTTTCATTACCAATGCGAAACCGATAGTTGTGGTTAAAAAAATCACTTTCCCACGGGCAAGTTCCTACTTATTTTTTTACTTGCCCGATTGTAAAAATCACTCGCCCCGGGTGTCGGGCAATGGGAGTTTTAAGCCCCTGAAGAAAGATGGACGACgaacaatgggtgatcagaaaagctcacttgagctttcagctcaggtgagcaaatAATATCACagtagaaatttttttttatacacaccATTTGTTGACAGCAAGAAATTGGCTGGATTTGTTCGTTTTAACCATCGTATCTTGTTGATTTTCTCTTCGATTTCTAAACTTTTGAGGTAGTCAAACTCTGGCTCGTGACTTTGAAATGTACTGTACACATTGTACTCTCCTCTTGGTGGTAAGGCAATTTTCCCCTGTAAAACGACATATATATATCtcaatatcaataaaaattggTCCCAACGAATATTATTTcacatgtttaaaaataaattgataatttcCTCATAAAATCAATGTGAAATGTTTCTGTAACAATAGTGAAAAAAGGTTCAAGTGGCATATTTTCAATTCatgtattattgatatttttgtctCTAGTCAAGTTGACAACTAAATCTGAAAAGATACTGAAGAGGAAACTTTTTCTGTGtttcaaaaattattgtaattattttcaacaaataattatttcttatgctaaacacatattttgaaaaatggtaGTTTGCTAAAACATTTTAACTTCAAATAAAGTTATATTTAATTTTGCTACTTTGGACTACCAAGGTCATTATTCTTGTTTTTTCCTTTtgttaatgatttatatatagaaaatatcacAAACTGTTGAACAGTGATTATTTTCTCTAATTAACACATATAGAGTCAAGTTTCCTTTGCTATGATTTTATCAAATACAAggaaaattcattgacaatttcttctttttcatgcCACTGTCCTGCCTATCCTTAAACACAAGTTCCAAAACTAATATAAGCAGCGTTTCCCCCCTTTTtaaactggtaccgataaacggtaccattctcaatgccaaaaaccgttaattttccccaattttgagactaaaaattcccaattcacttgccAAAAAATAACCCGCTATtacatcgtaatttacttagtctgaaacatTGTAGGAGTtaattaaaatgttcactttcggtattaaatcaaaagtacagatcatggcagtgtgcgcgttttgtagagctacgacGATCCGTTGTTTCACAACAGCAAATGTTACCataaaagtttgtaaagagatgaatacttcttgttttgttctcttttctTTTAGATGAAATCATTTGTAGATacattggtaaaaaaaaataccaatttgtttgattttgacCCTATTTCTCCCAATTGAGGAGTtaattaaaatgttcactttcggtattaaatcaaaagtacagatcatggcagtgtgcgcgttttgtagagctacgacGATCCGTTGTTTCACAACAGCAAATGTTACCataaaagtttgtaaagagatgaatacttcttgttttgttctcttttctTTTAGATGAAATCATTTGCAGATacattggtaaaaaaaaatcccaatttgtttgattttgacCTTATTtctcccaattgaatgggtaccagtaccagtgggtagagaaaaaaaaacccgctgATAAAGCTTATGTTCTTACGGCTTTGTCTCGTTGGAAGATGACCACGCGCCCTCCTTTGTCTCCTGTTGCTAGTAGGTCACCTGTGCTGTTGAACTCCACACAGGAAATGATGTCAGCTGTAACATTAAACACTTTGTCAATACAATAATCCAATGAATTTTAAAAGCATCATGCATTTTCAGGCTTGTCCCTAAAATTTGAAGTAGATGGTTATAGATGAGTAGGATGTGTTTGTTTAACACTGACACCCCCCAGCAACCACAAGGTCAACTATATAAAATTAATAGGTCAAGGTTTGCACCAGTACATAAAAAAGTCTTaacacaaggaatacacatgcagtctatgcgaaagttttttagaccacacaggacattcggtcctgtgtaatcaatgaacacaccggaccgaaccaaattttgtcagaccgaaaaacctaatgtaaaaaagtgaaacacgtgaaaatgcaaaaccaagggaatcttatttattatactagtaatactataccagggatccctcccgtataatactttagacagtccatgcggttttaatcacattcatttacgtatttggatttgtgtgctattttttacttataacaaacatttaaatgactccgcatcaaaatagtaaagctcaaaaccggacaccgagacatcggacattccggtccggtgtaaaaaatgatgtgtcggacctgaggcactgcacatcggtcaggtccgacgtctttcgcatagactgcacatgggaaatatgaaagccttatcactaaccattcaaatgttatggcTACTTTCGTTTTTGTCACAGTAGATCGAGACGCTATATGAAGCGGCCTGCTGTGCTGTATGTATTCGAACGCTTTAATGATCCCTATTACCTATCCAATTGTTTTTACAAATGGTGTTAGATCTGCTATAGAGGCAAATTTAATttatataaattcttttatATCTACTCGTGTTTATGTGACGTCGAacgtgcatacatgtatattgtgacGTAAAATAACAGATCAGAAAAAACAACAATTTGATTTACTGTAACAGTTGTCAGTGATTTTttaggcccattttgggtccgaatttcggccctttcccctcctaaaaattgccaatttAGCTtgtatttttcccaataataatattatgaaaggaaaacgtatttggaaaaaaataaacatttcatgtgaattatatagtacatgtataagacttaacaaagagttatgggaatgatgatttggatagaatagttagaaaattagatgtgtaaaataaatataatgtaatgtttgattttcccaatttgactgaaatgtcgacaatttttcccaattcgaaagccacaggacccttgtaaaaaatgtagaaaaatcactggttGTAGTCTGCAGTTTAATAAGTTAGACACACTATATTTAGAAAATTGTTGCCGTCAGCTCATCTGATGTTAGAACAAAGAGATGCgttctacatttacatgtaaatatggaaCGCACCTCTCTTTGTTCTAACATCGGACGAGCCGACGGCAACATAGACTCCAGATTATTATGGAAACAAAATTTTTCCTCTACGAAAGATTTTAGCTAGTACCATTTACGATTTCAGCCGGGTAAAAGTACTGGGTACCGGCAGattttgaaagcccttcactaCTGAAGTTTTAATGGTTTGTAATGTTTTACATCCCATTCCAATACTTCACTCATGAATATAGATGCTACCAACTGTAGAGCATCACATATTTTGACTTATATATCCACAGCTGTCAAGTAGTGGTGTTCCAATTATCGATTATAATCAAAAATCAGTCGATTGTTGGCAAATTCTAAGCGcttgattatgaaaattttattccaatttaaTAATcggtttttagattttgttttctcaagGACTAGGATTTGAAGAATATTCCTGCCGTGACCTATCTATTAacctaaaagttttgtttattgtaatgGCGGCGCACATGAAAGCGAAAGTATTCATATCCGGGAAAATCGTATTGACACTTTAATAAATGTAATTAAAGGATGTTAAGAtagtaaatgaataacaaatacaaacagaaaatattcatttacactATCTCAACATTGAGCAATAGAAACAACAACATAAacgtagaaaatatttattttacacTTTTTCAGTAGTTAAATGACTTGTATTATAGAATTTCTCTATGgccgattataatcgattattaGTTGGGTACAGTAAACCAATCACCGATTATGAAATTCTCAGATTCCCATCACTACGGTCAAGGCtgaagcagtgagggttctttattgcgTCAATGCCTTTGTTTTATAGGTTATAACCAACGAGTCTgatgattttcacttctaatgctggGTACTTGGCGAAGgtacagtcactacctatgttaaatatttaaagtttgaGGTTGTGCTTTGATTGAGAATTTAATTGAAACCAAACCCTTTTGGTCAAGACGCTTGTGGACTTATCACTTGGTTACCGCAAAGAGGAAATATCACAAGTTATAAAGCTTTGAAAATGAGAACTGTATAGTTCCTAGATCTATCCATCTATCAAAATTGAGGAGGACGTCACCCTATGGTTAATATATGTAATGGTAGACGTATAGACCCCTGTGGTGTGAGCACCTTTGAAGCAAGCTAAACTCATTCACCAAACTCTTtttagtaaaatctcagacttaagtctaagtttctttcgagaaatccaggcctgcgTCTCAGCTTACTTTCATAATTGAATACGACagtaatttattcaaaagttgaATATGCACAGTAGACAACTAGACATCTCTTCTTTGTACCagatttctacattttcatacGAGATTTATTATTCCATTCGTGGTCAcctttgaaaaaatttaaaatcgcTACTGAATGTGCATGGCCTGGGCTACTCTACCGGAAATAGAAATTGAATGTTTTTACCTTCAGTGACATCTTCAGTCTCTATGGCACCCTTCACTTGCGAGAAGCACCACTGGATATCTCCACCATTTCCTGTATTAAATCAAGAAATTTCTAATACCAGTaacaaatttgcatcaatataCCACAGAAAAGTCACTTTCAAATAATAAACAATCTTACTAACATGGGGGTCACTGCAAGATTTTACCTAATAATCTCTCTTACCTGCCATAATATGCAATAAATGAGAAGAACAATATAATCAGACTCCTCGCTTAATCCCATTCACATCTCTCCAAAGTGCATTTTACTTTACATTCAACATGGATGATATTAGATTTCTCTCAATCGCTATTTTCTTAATTCAATATGGCGCACTCTTTCCGAGCACTCAGGCATGACGTCATGTAGTATTTGGAATTTTGGGTAAAAACTTCCGCATGGTCACAGGGTGAGCGTCGAAAAATAATGAAACCCCCAATAAAATGGATCTTTCCCAACAATAAAAAATGCACTATTTTCAATGCTCGTTTATGTAGCTTGGTGCCTGTTCCCGCCACTTCG
Coding sequences:
- the LOC130050199 gene encoding serine/threonine-protein phosphatase 2A 55 kDa regulatory subunit B alpha isoform-like codes for the protein MAGNGGDIQWCFSQVKGAIETEDVTEADIISCVEFNSTGDLLATGDKGGRVVIFQRDKAGKIALPPRGEYNVYSTFQSHEPEFDYLKSLEIEEKINKIRWLKRTNPANFLLSTNDKTIKLWKVTERDKRPEGYNLKDESGLMKDPSNLTSLRVPSFKPMELMVEASPRRIFANAHTYHINSISVNSDQETYLSADDLRINLWHLEVTDQSFNIVDIKPANMEELTEVITAAEFHPHECNLFVYSSSKGTIRLCDMREQALCDKHAKLFEEPEDPTNRSFFSEIISSISDVKFSHNGRYMVTRDYLSIKVWDLLMETKPIETYQVHEYLRSKLCSLYENDCIFDKFECSWSGDDRHIMTGSYNNFFRMFDREAKRDTTLEACRENMKLRTILKPRKVCTGGKRKKEEINVDCLDFNKKILHTAWHPLENILAVAATNNLYIFQSKD